CCACCATCCCGATGGTGCACGCCATCTCGTCCGTGGTCCCGGTGAGGTACGCCGAGATCGTCGCGTCGGTGTCGTCGAAGAGCGCGGGTCCCGGCACCCGCGACAACATCGACGAGTTCACCCGCACGACGTCGCGCGGCATCGAGGTCGTCGGTGGCGCCGAGCGCGGCAAGGCGATCATCATCCTCAACCCGGCCGACCCGCCGCCACTCATGCGCAACACGGTCTTCTGCTCCATCCCCGAGGACGCCGACCGCGACCTGGTCGCCAAGGCCATCGAGGACCGGGTCAAGGACGTGCAGGCCTACGTCCCCGGCTACCGCGCCCGCGAGCCGCAGTTCGACGACCCGTCCGACGTCAACGGCGGCATGGCCCGCGTCGCGGTCTTCCTCGAGGTCGAGGGAGCCGGCGACTTCTTCCCGCCCTACGCCGGCAACCTCGACATCATGACCGCCGCCGCGGCTCGCGTCGGCGACGTCCTCGCCGCGGCGAAGCTGGGGGTCTGACGATGGTGATGCCCGAGACGGTCCTGCGGACCTACAGCGACACCCTCGACCTGCGGGTCACCGACTCCTCCTTGCGCGACGGCTCGCACGCCAAGCGGCACCAGTTCACCCTCGAGCACGTCGTCGACATCGTGGCGGCGCTCGACGACGCGGGCGTGCCCGTCATCGAGGTCACCCACGGCGACGGCCTCGGGGGCTCGTCGTTCAACTACGGCTTCAGCCACACCCCCGAGCTCGACCTGATCCGCGCGGCGGTGAAGACCGCGAAGCAGGCCAAGATCGCCTTCCTCATGCTGCCGGGCCTCGGCACCAAGGACGACATCCGCGCGGCCCAGGACGCGGGCGGTCAGATCTGCCGGATTGCCACGCACTGCACCGAGGCCGACGT
The Mycobacteriales bacterium genome window above contains:
- a CDS encoding acetaldehyde dehydrogenase (acetylating) → MAKLTAAIVGSGNIGTDLLYKLQRSELVEPRWMIGVDPDSEGLRRAKDLGLEASAEGVDWLLAQDEKPDLLFEATSAYVYRANAPRYREAGIKAIDLTPAALGPYVVPAANMMDNLDADDLNLVTCGGQATIPMVHAISSVVPVRYAEIVASVSSKSAGPGTRDNIDEFTRTTSRGIEVVGGAERGKAIIILNPADPPPLMRNTVFCSIPEDADRDLVAKAIEDRVKDVQAYVPGYRAREPQFDDPSDVNGGMARVAVFLEVEGAGDFFPPYAGNLDIMTAAAARVGDVLAAAKLGV